The following is a genomic window from Solanum lycopersicum chromosome 6, SLM_r2.1.
TCCCTGCCCTGCTAAAATTTTCCTTGCCCCACTTCATTTAAGTGCTTCCCTGTCCTGTCCATTAGGAGTTTGCCCAACCCCGCCCCAATTGCCATCCCTAATCGCTGGATCTGTGAACAAATAACCGGCATGTTACTAATAGATTGAAGATATTTGTCAAAGTGGAATAGCATATATTTCATTTAGTATATGTAAAGATCTGCATATAATGGATTATAAATTTTGTGGTTCGTTACATCCAGATTCATTGAGACATGCATCGGCAATATCAATCCTTTTAGCTGTGCTGTTTGTTGTCATATGCTCAATGATGGCAATACATGCAATGTGGGAGGGAAAAACACAAAAGTTACGACTGGTACCAGATTTCTCACATGGAGTTACCTTTACTGAACTGTTCACAACAATTCCAGTTTTTGCTACTGCCTTTGGATGTCATGTTAATGGTAAGACGTACTTTCGTGAATACAATTATGTCATTCTCCTTTTATTTTGGGTGACATTCTTTGTTACTTTTTGTTCTATCCTCttctatttatttacttttgatGAGTTAATTCACTCTCAGAGGTTGTTTCTGTTTGCAGTTCATCCAATCAGAGCTGAGCTGGGAAGGCCCTCTGACATGACGTCTGCTGTTCGCATTTCCTTGGTATTATGTGTTGTCATTTACTTTGCTGTGGGATTCTTTGGGTACCTATTGTTTGGGGACTCGATCATGGCTGACATGCTGGTTAACTTTGATCAAGCCTCTGACTCTTTAATTGGTACAGCACTTAACGATATTGTTCGATTGAGCTATGCCATTCATCTCATGCTGGTGTTTCCTGTGATGAATTATTCTCTGAGGGTTAACGTTGATGAACTATTCTTTCCTAAAAGACCTCTGTTGGCCTCAGAAACATTAAGATTCTTTTCCCTTACCTGTATTTTACTTGCATTCATTTACGGAGGTGCTGTAGCCTTTCCAAATATTTGGTACTTCTTTCAGTTCATGGGAACGACAACAGTCATGTGCATCATGTTCATATTCCCGAGCTCAATAGTTCTTAGGTGAGCTACTTCAATCTTGGTTTCATATAAAGAAACTTTATCCTTGTTACAATATCTGCCCCTATTCTTCAACAGAAAACAGAGAGCATTGTTCTCTTTGAAATGACAGAAATCTCTATATAAGTTGCGGAGttatttttatcaaactttCCACTCACTTGCTGCTATGATGTTTTTTCTCAGAGATGCTCACAACATATCTACAACTCGGGAAAAGATGTTGGCTGTACTGGTGATCATCTTTGCCATTGGGACTAGTTCAGTTGCCATATACTCTAATATCGCGACTTAAATTGCCAACAAATGAACAACTTTGCCGGGTTGCGCTCTCAGAATCAGTTGATTGATGATGGAAGGTGGTTTAATTATGTGTAGAGATCAGGAGAAGTTCTAATGAGCATTGGAAAATCATCAGTAAGCCAATGAGAAATGAGACCAGCTTTGTTCTTAGCCAATGCCTTCATGGTTATCTTATCCAGGCAAAGGGAAAAGAACTTTTTGGTATCTTCATGGCTGTTCTTCTTTTATGCTAAAGCCATATGAAGCAACTGCTTTGCTCAAACTGTTGAGGATCTTACCtgatttagtttttttcttttccagaATTTTATCTTCACCTTGGAAAATAGGGAAGTCATACCTGTCAAATAATGataattcaagaaataatttggtttttctttttcaatttgaagACAATATTTTTGTTACATTAGTGGGATGGAGGACATGTACCATGGAGTTAAGATTAGGATGAGGACTGTGGGGGATACTCGAAGCTCTTCCTCAATACTTATGGGATTGCACTAGGGGTCGGCTTCCCACACTAGTTATAGATGAATGGACGTATTGCATGTATAAGGTGAAGTCATGGTGTGTGTAATTCACAGATAGAGTACTGATTGACAATGCTTACGGCAGGGTCGAAGATTGAATACTTAGAGTGAACAGTGTAAGTTCAGTGGCCTTACACATGAGGTCGGCGTGGAAGTGAAGTTTGATGCTCAGTCACACAGTATATTGGTGTAGAATGGGTAAAATGGAGGCTTTTCTCCCGAGTTTTATGTGATAAGAAGGTACCACCAAATTTTAGAAGTAAGTTTTATAGAATGATGGTTAGAAAGACTATGTTTTAGGTGGTGGTGCGTCAGCCAGTCAAGAACTCTCATGATCAGAAAATGGAAGTTGCTAAGATGAGGATGTTGAGGTGCATGTGTGGATgtactaggagatataagatTAGGAATGAAGATATTCAGGACAAGGTATGAGCGACCCCATAGCAGACAAGATAAAGAAAGTGGATTGAGATGGTTCGAATATGTGAAAAAGAGAAGTGTAGAAGCAGTGAAAGATATAAGAGTTTGCCAATTGGGGGGTGGCCTGGGTGTCTAGAGAGTTAGAAGCACGTCGAAGAAGTATAGGGAGAGGTGATTAGACAAGGCAGTATGCATCTTTAGGTTATTGAACATGACCTTACATAAGAGGATTTTGATGTGATGGATTGAGGTAGAAGGTTAGTTAGTAGTTGAGCATTCTCTTGCTTTTCTGCGAAACAGGTTTGCGGTCGCACTTGGACCTTCTTTCTTCCAATAGTATTTAACACtacttttgtaattttttgttcttcaatttCGATTATTACTTTTCCTTGTGCTTTGTTATTACAttgttttattgttgttttgttctttcttcaGCTTATTGTAAATTTCTcttcatttcatataatttcatTGTTGTAACTGTTTAATTTATGTTATCcatttctaaattatttagaaaatattttgtcgAGGATCTTCTAAAAACAATATCTTTTATCTCTATGAGGTAGGGCTAAGAGACCTCCCCAGATCTCAATTGTgaaattatactaaatatattctTATACAGATAATGAACTAAGGATACGAAATATTCTATACGAAGTAGCaaacaaatacaaaatcaaatagTAATATAACCAAAAGGGAACCTCAAATAGTAGATACATGCAACACAACAAACTGACAATAGTGTTTATCTGTTTGGTGCCAGAGTCTCATTCATAAATAtatctcaaaataatattaaagtttttttttctttaattagaaaaaataagcaGCTTTGATCAAAATATGTTTTTCTGCTGGGAACAAAACCCCTGCTTATCTTATCCCAAAATAGCCGAATCTCAAATCCTTTCAAAATCTGCCAATGAACCTATAAAACAAGTGTAATTACTATAAAATTAGGCAacaccaaatatttaatttttgtacaCGGACAAAACCTAATGAATTTGGTTCTTCAATTAGgttttatcaaattttagtttgatttttgGTTTTGAATAAGTATGTATCAAATGTCGAACCAAATTAATTTGGTTCGAtttgattttgtgattttaaaatgGATTTTTCAAtggaaataagaaataaaatgacACCAAATTATGTTCTCAAACAAACTTTTCAAATCTCTACTATTACAGCACCAAGAATTCACCATTGATGATCATTATAAAGttccaaattttaaattcattttatgaaTCTTACGAACTCATGATTAGTTTGGATAGATTGATCCTACAAATAATTGAACATGCAGTTTGAAgtttatatctcaattttaagaAAGTTTggttaaatttataattgattataggAGAAATATAAGATTGAAACTGGAAAATGGTAAAGTTTATGGAACTGTATCGcaattgtattaaaattgaattagatatgttttataattgtattaaaattgtattaatatCATGAACAgtacatttataatatatattgcaaACTTTACTCTCTTCTTAGTGATACCAGCCAAATGATTTAGGTAAAAAActtaataatacatttataatacatgcacaatacatttttaatacatatgcAAACATCTCTCATGTTCTTAGTgatacatatcaaaataatttataagacacatataatacatgttttattcatgaataatacaagtttaattcagtATTGAGATAATTGTCTTGACTTTCATTAGttacattttttcatttatttttaattttctcttctgattcaactttaatattgtgtatacatttttaatgcaaatttaattcattttgtagtttattatttgttactatTGGATAACTTGCTTAAGTCATTATTGAAATAAGTTTAATTCACTCCGTAGATCATTGACTAGTCTTTCATTAGTTAAATTTTCTATTCATGTTTAATTCTcttttctaattcaactttgatatttgtgtaattcacttttaatacaagtTAATTCATTTTGGAGTTTATTGGTTGATTTGCTAGGATTAAATTACttgattatttcattattgatataagttttatttAGTTTACAAATCATATAATACTCTTTAGTTTGCTACATTTGCATTCATGTTTAATTCGCTTcttattcaactttaatatgtgtaatacatttttaattcaaatttaattcattcagCAGTTTATTATGTTTCTTTATTTGTTATGATTAGTTTACTTGTTTGCTATTTCGTTTGCGATTAGTTTGGATAGGTTGTTcctacaaataattgaaaatatcttttggagtttatatctcaattttaaaaaCGTTTGGCTAAGTTTAGAATTGATTTTAGGAGAAATGCTATGTTGAAGCTCGAAAATTATGAAGTTTGTGTAACTATATCGGGTTTGTATTGAAGTCGTATTAgatatgtttataattatattaaaattgttttaaaatcatGACCACATACATCCTATATTgataatacatattgcaaattTCACTACCCTTCTAatgtatcaacaaaaataatttaggtaACACACTTATGCTATATgcaaaatacatttttaatacatattacaaacaTCACTTACATTCCTAGTGATACAAACCCAAAATAGtttataaaatacatataatacatgattatttcatgaattatacaagtttaattcgGTTTATAGATTGATGTCTTTTCTTTTGTTGGTTATGTTTTTCATTCGttctttattttctcttctaattcaactataatattgtgtaatacaattttaaagcaaatttaatttatttatttgttttaatatttgtgaaatacaattttaatttatgttgcaACTTATTGATTGGTTTGTTATGATTGAATTACTTGTGAAATTCATTGTTGATACAAATTTATTCAGTTTAGAGATCATAGAATGCTCTTTTGTTTGCTACATTttgcattcatatttaattatattctaagtcaactttaatatttgtggaattcatttttaatgtaagtttaattcattttgtaatttattaagTCTATTCATTCATTGCAATTAGATTACTtgcctaattaattaatttttatttaattttttttaatctaaaaatcaataattactctatgaaagaaaatagagagaaaacgaaaaaaaaaaacaaagtaagagaaacaagaaaaaaaaaacaatagtaaaaagaaagaaaaacagaaGAGAAAgagcaaaagaaagaaagagcgagaaagagagataaaagtaaaaaaaggcaaaagagaaaaggaaaaatgaggcgagagagaaagacaaattaaatgaaatatatagtattattatatattgctataaataataataattaaacaatatatttaaaataagtaattatttttaataggaaTCCACTTTGAGTAATTAATTCTTTAAGGTAAAATGCCAAATggcttaaataaaatttaagccAGCTGATACGTACGGAAAATCTAACGTATTAGCCGTAAATTGATGACTcgaatttcttcttttttttctttcgcaAAGTAATAAGTACACAAATTATTTTACACATAAAGTCTAAAATCTCCTAATCTGTCAAATCAAAAACAGGACACCTAGCTAGTATTGGATTATTCTGGAAGAAAATGTGTATGGCGCCCTGTCCGAATGACAATGATTTTTACATAAATCATGCTCTTTATTATTCAACACAAGACCTAGTTCTGGAGAAATCTTTTGATACCAAACACATGTTCAAAAGCTAAAAAGAGAACCACATAAGCATATAAAATTAAGTTCTTATCATATCATGAATTGAATAGATAGaataagggcccgtttggatgggcttaataaaagcagctttaaaaaagtacttttaaaagtgttaaaacttatttttaaaataagcagttatgcgtttggataaaagtgctgaagttgttatgccaaacgtgaaaagggaaaaatagaagaaagagatgttagggttatatgggtaatttggagattgtataaaaatattaagggaaaaaacataaaaatgtggtcaacttaaaacagcttataaccTAAAAAAAAAGGCACCCCTACcgcagcttttaacttttggcttaaaataagttttttttaacttaaaataagctattttgagtattgccaaacagttaaataagtcaaaaaccagcttttaagtcagtttgaccagcttttaagctgagccaaacaggctctaagagTCTGTTTCAATTGCTTGTTATTTATGACTTTTAACttagttttgttattttaagttaaaatatactttttaattttatcgaaataatatcaaaatgttcaacttaaaaatattaaaaataaatctatCCAAATATAATCGAAGTCACATGATATGACTCAATGGTGTTTGTTGATTATTGGTGCCATGAAATTCAATTTAGCTGTATTAAGTGAGGCCATTTGTCCTTATTTGTttccttataacatttaaataTCTCTCTCAACTGTTACTTTTTCGGCATGCCCTCATCTCAGACCATATTATTTGTCGAATTGTAGCAGTTTTTGCGATTCAATCTCAGGGGATGGATCGAGCCAGCGCCGAGGTGGAGGCTCCACTGCTTTCGAATCACAACTCTCGAACGAGGGAGAACCGGTGGGTGATATGGAGGGCAGTGTTCAATGTGTCCACTACTATTATTGGTGCAGGAATTATGTCAATCCCAGCTACTTTAAAGGTCCTAGGTGTTGTTCCCGCATTCGTCTTGATTGTTCTGGTAGCTTTGTTAGTAGACATAACGGTAAATTTCATGTTGAGGGCAACATATGCTGGCCAGTCGACTACGTACGCTGGATTGATGAAAGAGAACTTTGGAAAGATTGGTTCTTTGGCAGTACAAATTTGTGTAATGATCACTACTCTTGGTTGCTTGATCATGTACCTAATTATTATTGGTAACTTTCATTCTTTAATGCCTCTTACAGGATGTACAGTTAGTCTCGTTATATGGACTTGGACAATCCTCAACTTATTAGTTAGCTTTTAGCCCTCAGTTAGTCCCAAAATCCATCTTTACATCGTATCAGGACTTGGATATCTTATGTATGACGACAATCCTAATTTCTATGATCAGGAGACGTCTTTTCTGGAAAAGGGGAACACCTTGGTGTCCTTCAAGAATGGTTTGGGATTCATTGGTGGAATTCTCGTTATCTATCGATCCTTCTCACTGTCTTGCTTGTTGTGCTTCCTCTAGTCCTATACCGTCGTGTAGGTCAGTGCATTCTGTCCTCTGTTCTTGACCTTTCTTCACAAGTTAAAATGGTCGCTAATTGTTTATGTTTATATGGCTTGTGATTGCAGAATCATTATGGCTCAGTTCAGCAATAGCAATTATCCTAGCAGTTGTATTTGTTGGTATATGTTCTGTAATGGCAATCATTGCAATCGTAAAAGGGCAAATAGTAAAGCCAAGAATGCTGCCGGAGTTGAATACTACTTCTTCCTTCTTTAATCTCTTCACCGCCATCCCAGTCATCGTAACAGCTTTTGCATTTCACTTCAATGGTAAAAGCTACATCCGTTAAATACTTGATCTTTATGTCATCTTGATGTTGACTTTACTGACACTAAAAACTCGAATGCAGTCCATCCGATTGAAATTGAGCTGGGGATACCTGGAGCTATGACTAGTGCTGTTAAAATTTCACTAGTAGTTTGTTCAGTCATCTATGCCTCAATTGGAATTTTCGGGTACCTTCTATTTGGAGATTCAATCAATGCAGATATACTTGTAAATTTTGATACGTCGTCCTCTGGTGCCATAACAATCAGTCCCATTCTAAATGACATTGTTCGTTTGAGCTATGCACTTCACCTAATGCTGGTATTTCCTCTCTTAAATTTCTCCCTGAGAGCCAACATTGACGAACTTATATTCCCTAAGAAGGAATTACTAGCAACTGACACCAAAAGATTCATGTTTCTTACACTGATATTGTTAGCCATCTCATATATAGTCGCCATTGCTATACCATCAGTATGGTACATTTACCAGTTCATGGGATCAACTACAAATGTTTGTCTCGCCTTCATATTTCCAGGTGCAATTGCTCTAAGGTCTCTGTCTTTCTTTCATCCCCTCAACTTTTTAACTAATTAATGTGAATGGTTTTCTTTCTTCTGTTTTTATACTGATCAAcgttttgtttcttatttggCAGAGATGTCCATGGTTTATCTTCAAGAAAAGACAGGATCATCGCGGTAGTCATGATTGTTTTAGCTGTTGTGACGAGTGTTATAACTATCGCTGCCAACATCTACAATATGATTACTGGAGAAAGTTCATAAATTTATGCCATGCATCTTACTTAGACCTTTTGGATTTTCAATTTCTATTTGTGTTTTGTTGTGCAATATTTGCTAGTTCCAATAATATCGTTGTGAATACAAAATTTAGTCATATTCCTAAATCAATTGGACCAGAAAATTTACAATACTAGCTTCTTCAAGCAACGAGAGTTGAGAACTCATATTCAGTGTTAATCCCACTAAGTAGGGCGTGGAGGAGGTAAAATGTATGCAACCTTACCTGTAAGGTAAAAAAGTTGTTTTCTATAGACTCTAAGGTCAAGATAAAACAACACAAAGTagtatagaaaaaagaaataacgaAAATGAAGACAGCAATAACAAATACTAAAGGCAACTTGCACAAATCATTCTAAATCGTAGTAGTCATAACAAGATACAACGATAATCTCAGTGTAAGAGTATCCATTGAAACCATCCATAGTCAACCTTCACACACCCTCGCACAAGAGTATCCGTGCATCTCCTCTGCACATAAACCATTTCAATCTCGCTTCCCGCATCTTGTCCTTTATCGTGACCACTCCTCTCTTGTCCTGGATATCTTAATTCTTAATCTCTTTTAGTATACCAGAGCTTGAAGATGATCAATAACTTATGATAAGGAAGAAAGAAGAACTCACAACTGGATGCACTCATCTTGTTTAAGTAGAACCCCAACAAGGAAAACCTATCCATTTATTTATTAACATCATAAAAGGCTAAAGTACTCCCTTTATAAGTATATGATGTGAGTTTTTACACACTTGTACATACATTAAAGAGAAAAGAGGCAAAGAAACCTGCCAATTTACATAGTGTATCTATGATTCCCCGTATATTTCATTATATACTATCAATATTGAGACAATAAACGCATAATCCACACCAGGATAAACTCTCACTTCAAAATTCTCTCTTCCTTTGAAGAAACTTCCAAGTTTGAATCTCTCTTTCACCTACATAATTGatatagttatttatttatatacactTTGAAAGACACTCAAACAGGGATTTGAAGTTAAATTACCTCAGCAATCAAAGTGTCCCCTTTGTAAACTTTGAAAGATTGATTGGTGAAAGATCCCTTTACATGGAAATCACATAACTCTCCATTGATATTGCTAGCCAAGAACACATCAAGTTGCATTTTCATTTGGAATGTGCTTGATCTTTTGACTGTGTAGAGCAGATCGTTTATGTCTGAACTCTCAGCACGATAAACTTTCCACGTATTACGCCATGAAAGTGTCTGCACTCAAATATTTAACAAACCACATCACTCTTAATTTCATAATATGCATTCTTTGAGTTACTTTGATGCTACTAAGAACAAAACACCGTGCTCAGCACTCAAGGTGTGGCCTAACCGTCAATAAAGTAGGTGAAAATTTCTGTggtgaaaaaaatgaatctaGTAATATACAATGCTGAGACGCAGATATCTCACAAGCACCAACAAATTCTTAATTGGTGAGCAGAGTTGTTGGATACTTGTGCTGGTGAAGCATAGATGAGCTCAAGCAGGGTGGAATAGCTATGTTATAGTCAAGTTGTCCAATTGGACACTCTTCCTCggaaaataatgttaataataaaCAAAGTGATTCTTCATAATCTTCACATAATAAGGTGTTATAGCCCTTTTTTGGACTATCTTTAGTGAAATTTCTGACTCTGCTACTCagaatgaaaattaaaaagagataATATGTTTAATACCTTTTCGCGGAGAGTAAGGAGAGGTAAACCATCAGGATGAGCAATgattcttttcttcttcctaAGATGCCAAAGTTTTCCATCCCCTTGGAGAAGAGAGGTTCCAGTATCATCCAAGACATGGATATTTAGTTGTGAGAGTCCCAAGATTTTCCTCTTCACAGTTAAGTTAACAAGATAAGGGAAACAGAAGCCATCCCCAACAATAGGAAGTAGGGGAACTTCAAAATTTATCTCTGGTTTAAacattaatcaacaaaaactaGCTATATTGGTTTAGAAGAGATTGTGAAAGTTCAATTTGTATTGATTGTTGAACATGAGATTTGCTCTGTCACAGAAACTTCCTATAGGTTGACCGTTGAAATTTTCGTTTTAAAACACAAGGCCCCATTGATTgctactttatttttaaaacaatttaaatgtATCGAAACAAGAGAAGTATCAGTCGGACGGTGGAGCAGGAATTTAGATTTTTAATCGATATTCACTTTtacgtaaaaaaaaataaagtctaAGCATTCACATTTGGTTTGGTATAAATAGAGAATGAATAGAGCGACTCTACCCGGAAAATACGTAACTttacacttttttaaaaaacatactaaaagaattctgattttaaaaaaaaaattcgcaAATGATATTCAGCGATGGTTAATGAgcaattaatttcagtttttaTTTAAGTcagaaattttaataattcaattgagtggttgtttgaatttttattttattgaggaagctttatttaattttctcccCATTTTCCTATTCCTTATtcctaagtttttttttttttaaaaaaaagatgataTTGGTAGATAAAATTActtaataatgtatttattgaaaaaaaacacCTACCTAAGTCGAATAATTAAGATGCAACAAAGTAGTTTAAACACCATTATTATTAGCAAATGAAGTACTCTCCCTAGTGCAATAGTACAAAATGAATTGTTTACAATCTAGTTCAATACAATAAAATGAATTgttgactatatatatatgtgtgtgggGTGCAAAATGaatgatttatttaaaaatttaaagtatatattaatcattttttttcaattctttttaatGGAGTTTTCAACTACTTTTAaatctcaaataatatttttatcctttaagAAAAGACCTGACAAAtgatttatatttgaatttgaaggAATAATTATTAAGTTCATACGAATTTATATTACAAAGTTCACTTATAGTCAAAATTGCA
Proteins encoded in this region:
- the LOC101266946 gene encoding amino acid transporter AVT6C-like, with the translated sequence MTTEKQDCVCLAPLLPVEQNERSGEGGSISGAIFNISTGMVGAGIMSIPATFKVLGVIPSFFVILLVGYFVEVTVDFLLKYTHSGESDSYGGLMAESFGKFGSVALQICVIITNLGALIIYLIIIGDVLSGNNSDGSVHLGTLQEWFGIHWWTSRAFSVLVVVVFVMLPLLSLKRIDSLRHASAISILLAVLFVVICSMMAIHAMWEGKTQKLRLVPDFSHGVTFTELFTTIPVFATAFGCHVNVHPIRAELGRPSDMTSAVRISLVLCVVIYFAVGFFGYLLFGDSIMADMLVNFDQASDSLIGTALNDIVRLSYAIHLMLVFPVMNYSLRVNVDELFFPKRPLLASETLRFFSLTCILLAFIYGGAVAFPNIWYFFQFMGTTTVMCIMFIFPSSIVLRDAHNISTTREKMLAVLVIIFAIGTSSVAIYSNIAT
- the LOC101267241 gene encoding amino acid transporter AVT6C, with the translated sequence MDRASAEVEAPLLSNHNSRTRENRWVIWRAVFNVSTTIIGAGIMSIPATLKVLGVVPAFVLIVLVALLVDITVNFMLRATYAGQSTTYAGLMKENFGKIGSLAVQICVMITTLGCLIMYLIIIGDVFSGKGEHLGVLQEWFGIHWWNSRYLSILLTVLLVVLPLVLYRRVESLWLSSAIAIILAVVFVGICSVMAIIAIVKGQIVKPRMLPELNTTSSFFNLFTAIPVIVTAFAFHFNVHPIEIELGIPGAMTSAVKISLVVCSVIYASIGIFGYLLFGDSINADILVNFDTSSSGAITISPILNDIVRLSYALHLMLVFPLLNFSLRANIDELIFPKKELLATDTKRFMFLTLILLAISYIVAIAIPSVWYIYQFMGSTTNVCLAFIFPGAIALRDVHGLSSRKDRIIAVVMIVLAVVTSVITIAANIYNMITGESS
- the LOC101267530 gene encoding protein LURP-one-related 14-like — encoded protein: MFKPEINFEVPLLPIVGDGFCFPYLVNLTVKRKILGLSQLNIHVLDDTGTSLLQGDGKLWHLRKKKRIIAHPDGLPLLTLREKTLSWRNTWKVYRAESSDINDLLYTVKRSSTFQMKMQLDVFLASNINGELCDFHVKGSFTNQSFKVYKGDTLIAEVKERFKLGSFFKGRENFEVRVYPGVDYAFIVSILIVYNEIYGES